The following are encoded in a window of Sutcliffiella horikoshii genomic DNA:
- a CDS encoding phage holin produces MSEQKQIRPISKGAWFRIVFLAFALVNQLLVVYGKSPLPFTEAQLEQLFSLVWTAVAALVAWWKDNDWSEKARSRIK; encoded by the coding sequence GTGTCAGAGCAAAAACAGATTAGACCGATTTCTAAAGGTGCATGGTTCCGAATCGTGTTTCTTGCATTTGCTCTTGTTAATCAGCTACTCGTAGTTTATGGAAAATCGCCGTTACCTTTTACAGAAGCTCAGTTGGAGCAACTATTCAGTTTAGTTTGGACTGCCGTGGCGGCGCTCGTTGCTTGGTGGAAGGATAATGATTGGTCAGAGAAAGCTAGAAGCAGAATTAAGTAG
- a CDS encoding nucleoside hydrolase, translated as MKVLLFADPGIDDSLAIIYALLHPELELMGIVTGYGNVSVYDATRNASFLLALAGRSDIPVIRGSSQPLSGIPTTFYPEIHGPQGLGPIIPPEDFQADVSSFETMFEVIENNIEELVIVDVGRQTSLAFAFNLRPELMDQVKEVYLMGGAFMVPGNVTDVAEANFWGDPIATSVILNKAKKVYITPLNVTNRAIITRDIATFIFTQTSSPYKYLIPAVTNYYATFYDQVMPGIDGSPVHDVFTLYYLLNKDKTYTIQRDVRVAVVDVNRGQSIADLRMVYKKPERKHYIAMDFDYNDFIDDFTRVNLRDASQ; from the coding sequence ATGAAAGTACTGCTTTTCGCAGACCCTGGAATTGATGACTCTTTAGCAATTATCTATGCATTGCTTCATCCTGAACTTGAGCTGATGGGAATAGTTACAGGATATGGGAATGTTTCTGTATATGATGCAACACGAAATGCCTCCTTCCTTTTAGCGCTTGCAGGAAGATCAGATATTCCCGTAATTAGGGGATCTTCTCAGCCTCTAAGTGGTATTCCTACAACCTTTTATCCAGAAATACATGGACCACAAGGGTTGGGTCCGATAATTCCGCCGGAGGATTTTCAGGCTGATGTCAGCTCGTTTGAAACTATGTTTGAGGTTATCGAGAATAATATAGAAGAACTTGTAATTGTTGATGTGGGTAGACAAACATCCCTTGCTTTTGCATTTAATCTCAGACCTGAACTAATGGACCAGGTTAAAGAGGTATATCTAATGGGTGGAGCATTTATGGTTCCTGGTAACGTAACAGATGTTGCGGAAGCCAACTTTTGGGGAGACCCGATTGCTACTTCTGTAATCTTGAATAAAGCGAAAAAAGTATATATAACCCCACTAAATGTAACAAACAGGGCCATAATTACCAGGGATATTGCGACATTCATTTTCACTCAAACTAGCAGTCCGTACAAATATCTAATCCCAGCTGTCACCAATTATTATGCTACATTTTACGACCAGGTGATGCCTGGTATAGATGGTTCACCAGTGCATGATGTATTCACTCTTTATTATCTATTGAATAAGGATAAAACATATACAATTCAAAGAGATGTAAGGGTTGCAGTTGTTGATGTAAACAGAGGGCAAAGTATAGCGGACTTAAGGATGGTTTACAAAAAGCCTGAACGGAAGCATTATATAGCGATGGATTTTGATTATAACGATTTTATTGATGACTTTACAAGGGTGAATTTGAGAGACGCAAGCCAATAA
- a CDS encoding DUF421 domain-containing protein, which produces MDLNWIWKAVLITIIGTFLLRIAGRKSISQMTLAQVVIMIGIGSLLIQPLAGKSIWVTFGVGITLVVTLVLMEFLQLKSDIFEKLITGKSKILIENGKLNVKTLKKLRFTIDQLEMKLRQNSISSISDVKWATLEPNGQLGFELNEQAKPITKKEWNLLYQEIQLLKIMINPSSKPSCLDKEKEGNLFTEVKNGKHKLKKRPNEVLD; this is translated from the coding sequence ATGGATTTGAATTGGATTTGGAAAGCGGTTTTAATAACTATAATAGGAACGTTTTTACTAAGAATTGCAGGAAGAAAGTCCATTTCACAGATGACTTTAGCTCAAGTGGTAATAATGATTGGTATCGGATCTCTGTTAATTCAACCTTTAGCAGGTAAAAGCATTTGGGTAACGTTTGGAGTGGGTATCACTCTTGTAGTAACGCTTGTATTAATGGAATTCTTGCAATTAAAATCCGACATTTTTGAAAAGTTGATTACGGGAAAATCCAAAATACTAATAGAAAACGGAAAATTAAATGTAAAAACATTAAAGAAATTAAGATTTACCATTGACCAACTGGAGATGAAACTTAGACAGAATAGTATATCTAGTATAAGTGATGTAAAGTGGGCCACACTAGAACCAAACGGTCAATTAGGGTTTGAGTTAAACGAGCAAGCAAAGCCCATAACTAAGAAAGAATGGAATCTCCTCTATCAAGAAATTCAACTCTTAAAAATAATGATTAACCCTTCAAGCAAACCAAGCTGTCTTGATAAAGAGAAAGAGGGAAATCTATTTACCGAAGTTAAAAATGGAAAACATAAATTAAAAAAACGTCCTAATGAGGTACTTGATTAA
- the lexA gene encoding transcriptional repressor LexA, producing the protein MKLSKRQQDILDYIKKEVQAKGYPPSVREIGEAVGLASSSTVHGHLARLESKGLIRRDPTKPRAIEIMEDELVPKISAVNVPIIGKVTAGQPITAIENVEDYFPLPDRYVAPDEQVFMLEVMGDSMIEAGILDGDYVIVRQQQSANNGDIVVAMTEEDEATVKRFFKEKDYIRLQPENSTLEPIIVRNVSILGKVIGVYRNIH; encoded by the coding sequence ATGAAACTATCAAAAAGGCAACAGGACATATTAGATTACATAAAAAAAGAAGTCCAAGCAAAAGGATATCCACCTTCCGTCCGTGAAATCGGGGAAGCAGTTGGACTTGCTTCTAGCTCCACGGTTCATGGTCATCTTGCACGACTAGAAAGCAAAGGTCTCATACGCCGAGACCCTACTAAACCGAGAGCCATTGAGATTATGGAAGACGAACTGGTACCTAAAATATCTGCAGTTAATGTTCCAATCATCGGTAAAGTCACCGCGGGCCAGCCAATTACAGCCATTGAGAACGTCGAGGACTACTTTCCGCTTCCTGATCGTTATGTGGCACCAGACGAACAAGTTTTCATGCTTGAGGTTATGGGAGATAGCATGATCGAAGCCGGGATCCTTGATGGCGACTACGTTATCGTTCGTCAGCAGCAATCCGCTAACAATGGAGACATCGTCGTTGCCATGACAGAAGAAGATGAGGCTACTGTCAAACGCTTCTTTAAAGAAAAGGATTATATCCGTTTACAACCGGAAAACTCTACTTTAGAACCGATCATTGTCCGAAATGTGAGCATTCTTGGTAAAGTAATCGGAGTATATCGTAATATCCATTAA
- a CDS encoding YneB family resolvase-like protein, producing the protein MKGIIYCRVSTKKDTQETSLSRQREELVSLAANRDIEIIEIVEEQASGYDLDREGVFQIIELISSQHIDVLLIQDETRLGRGNAKIAFLHWLRKHEIKIYSITDNGELRLSDSDSMVMDIVAIVEEYQRKLHNLKIKRGMQRAVKRGYDPTKNLTNLHMSPGREKIEVPIEEIVRLRNNKLTFHEIAATLRGLGYEVSKATVNRRYREYIEDNDTGLLVKKQPL; encoded by the coding sequence ATGAAGGGAATCATTTACTGTCGTGTGAGTACCAAAAAAGATACACAAGAAACGTCGCTGTCCCGGCAAAGGGAAGAATTAGTTTCCTTAGCGGCAAACCGAGATATCGAAATCATCGAGATAGTGGAGGAACAGGCGAGCGGATATGATTTGGATCGTGAAGGGGTTTTTCAGATAATCGAGCTTATTTCAAGTCAGCATATTGATGTCCTTCTAATCCAGGATGAAACAAGGCTTGGCAGAGGGAATGCAAAAATCGCTTTTTTACATTGGTTAAGAAAACACGAAATCAAGATATATTCTATCACGGATAATGGAGAACTGAGATTATCTGATTCTGATTCCATGGTCATGGATATTGTGGCAATTGTTGAGGAATACCAAAGAAAGCTACATAATTTGAAAATAAAGAGAGGCATGCAACGTGCGGTTAAAAGAGGGTATGACCCCACAAAAAACCTGACCAACCTCCATATGAGCCCTGGCCGCGAGAAAATTGAGGTGCCGATTGAAGAGATAGTCAGGCTTCGTAATAATAAACTTACTTTTCATGAAATCGCTGCCACATTGAGAGGGCTTGGATATGAAGTTTCAAAAGCTACTGTTAATAGAAGGTATCGTGAGTATATAGAGGATAACGACACCGGTTTGCTTGTAAAAAAACAACCTCTCTAG
- a CDS encoding DUF896 domain-containing protein, protein MLSKEKIARINALSKKAKSEGLTKEETAEQQKLRQEYIKTFRASMENTLQGVTIVDPEGNDVTPEKLKETKKNLKH, encoded by the coding sequence ATGTTATCAAAAGAAAAAATAGCAAGAATCAATGCACTTTCCAAAAAGGCCAAAAGTGAAGGTCTTACAAAGGAAGAGACAGCCGAACAACAAAAGCTTCGTCAAGAGTATATCAAGACATTCCGAGCTTCCATGGAAAATACGTTGCAAGGTGTAACAATTGTGGATCCGGAAGGAAATGATGTTACTCCGGAAAAATTGAAAGAAACAAAAAAGAATTTAAAGCATTAA